From Thermomonas sp. XSG, one genomic window encodes:
- a CDS encoding DotU family type IV/VI secretion system protein: MARLLHHFAPVFSFGLALDESVASGQAADAAATVAARARELIERARASALADGKRPEQVDDAAFAVVAWIDEIMARNPVWLTSGVTPLQVAMFTTNNAGNEFFSHLSALKQDQDEVREVYYHALLVGFVGQYYYETGDTGELGKLKELHGRQLPVAPAPTHTLREEKITPQPYGVADPSGPRLPRQWDRTLLRLGALVALLIPVAYLVWILLASPKPSITLPVQQVLAKFECSDLSANTDEDKGKVRLSGYVSRPDDMAAVKQQVAAIEGVKSVDAQLQLRIWPHCEVVKVLAPYKARNDDSGHDLTITPSTGHSDRFIEGEKVVVKLQQANYEGYLYVDYFTVNGDVAHIYPNAGEPDSGRVIRALEQFEVGASASKTWTVCPPFGQELITVIASPTPLYREALPEIQTAQEYLPMLRRMLEDNHGNAKLVASHLFMQTEPETDPARKQAALAACAAPVPEAATEEVAP; this comes from the coding sequence ATGGCCCGACTCCTGCATCATTTCGCCCCGGTGTTCTCGTTCGGCCTGGCGCTGGACGAAAGCGTCGCCAGCGGGCAGGCCGCCGATGCGGCGGCGACGGTGGCCGCGCGTGCCCGCGAGCTGATCGAACGCGCCAGGGCCTCCGCGCTGGCGGATGGCAAGCGCCCGGAGCAGGTCGATGATGCCGCCTTCGCGGTGGTGGCCTGGATCGACGAGATCATGGCCCGCAACCCGGTGTGGCTGACCAGCGGCGTGACCCCGCTGCAGGTGGCGATGTTCACCACCAACAATGCCGGCAACGAGTTCTTCAGCCACCTGTCCGCGCTCAAGCAGGACCAGGACGAGGTGCGCGAGGTCTATTACCACGCCTTGCTGGTGGGTTTCGTCGGCCAGTACTACTACGAGACCGGGGATACCGGCGAACTGGGCAAGCTCAAGGAGCTGCACGGCCGCCAGCTGCCGGTGGCGCCGGCGCCCACGCACACCCTGCGCGAGGAGAAGATCACCCCGCAGCCCTATGGCGTCGCCGATCCGTCCGGCCCGCGGTTGCCGCGGCAGTGGGATCGCACCCTGCTGCGCCTCGGCGCGCTGGTCGCGCTGCTGATCCCGGTGGCATATCTGGTCTGGATCCTGCTCGCCTCGCCGAAGCCATCGATCACGCTGCCGGTGCAGCAGGTGCTGGCGAAGTTCGAATGCTCCGATCTCAGCGCGAACACCGATGAGGACAAGGGCAAGGTCCGGCTTTCCGGTTACGTGTCCCGTCCCGACGACATGGCCGCGGTGAAGCAGCAGGTGGCGGCCATCGAAGGGGTGAAGTCGGTCGACGCCCAGCTGCAGCTGCGGATCTGGCCGCACTGCGAGGTGGTCAAGGTGCTGGCGCCGTACAAGGCGCGCAACGACGACAGCGGCCACGACCTCACCATCACCCCCAGCACCGGCCATTCAGACCGCTTCATCGAAGGCGAGAAAGTCGTGGTCAAGCTGCAGCAGGCCAACTACGAGGGCTATCTCTACGTGGACTACTTCACTGTCAACGGCGACGTCGCACACATCTACCCCAACGCCGGCGAGCCCGACAGCGGGCGCGTGATCCGCGCGCTGGAGCAGTTCGAAGTCGGCGCGTCCGCCAGCAAGACCTGGACCGTCTGCCCGCCGTTCGGGCAGGAGCTGATCACGGTGATCGCCTCGCCCACGCCGCTCTACCGGGAGGCGCTGCCGGAGATCCAGACCGCCCAGGAGTACCTGCCGATGCTGCGCCGGATGCTGGAGGACAACCACGGCAATGCCAAGCTGGTGGCGTCGCACCTGTTCATGCAGACCGAGCCGGAGACCGATCCTGCGCGCAAGCAGGCCGCGCTGGCCGCGTGCGCCGCGCCGGTGCCGGAAGCGGCCACCGAGGAGGTGGCGCCGTGA
- a CDS encoding type VI secretion protein IcmF/TssM N-terminal domain-containing protein, protein MNPLSFVENLFSTVGNVFARIGSLYSKGAEGAKSPWLRRIALTLLLLVVLAGLVFLALAILPQLPMRFWQVLGLCVVVLVVLWWFMAGQRKASLKGRTRKRIGDLGPGNAEDEREPVAKMAAAIAEAKRTIARAPEIAQGRTPLYRIPWLMFIGDADANVDGLLRAGSEVSPFPASEQAAMAADDVWRWWFHKSMIAIEMHPRVVCDTGARLDRGLWYQALMKLADEREKLPLNGIVVAVAVQTLLGPAEALKDTATRLRRLVDEAMEHLQVQMPVYFVVTGLERLAGYEQLRASLPTEAFAQALGHRFSENEVVSAAASGRLDDVLRPIEERLHALRMTALRAQHTAQQRRALFDFVESLRLAHDGLVRFVGLMLEDNPFQRTPRWRGLYFAAAANAAHRGGGFVADLFTRFLPSDQPLAGTSFRGSAGRIAIAGAGVLAMLGLSASFAYGLKAAHRDDAALLAQTRSACAEVANRTSTGRIEWVASCGRTIEALEAAQGEALLSFGIRRADSDIARLKQRVVDDFANLILAPEDQMLATDIDQRRAGIEHVLAITQRLRLLEECTSGAEACRARELPNNVSFDARSRLFAPFVSADNDTRRDRANADALFATYLGYLRWQKKNLRDAEQARLQGLLTRLLANYTPRAPDLRKWADARGRAIDLGSHWLPQGAVVGTDADQMAGVSSAYTTDAWEGVVQPMLATLRAQAPERASRIDDLRDAYFRDYFAQWAKYQSRFQEGLGLWRGRYGELLARAGSKQNPYALFFESAQRNLYELPLDWPLSSRWALTWAQMKAKWLSSWRPFGRFITGSFRFGGEKIQPPVWMLAMRDTQATVLADQDAEYARAYLRLQADGSGEDVYQLASDLFASKGKAEKPPASEYGELIAAVDKPAEKYATAFKGDDLAAWSVVQGPARLLLFLTVHRAGEFVQERWRESVVKPLAALPPAQQVEALYGPQGKLGAFVNDWLKPFISEKERLPVKVDGVAMPLTAAYQGMVAAERKFLPVLGDVAPFLAGSFTLVQPSQLGALDEGPSGTVFEVECRERVYRASSAGASLAEATAQVFWSPSSCLSARLRIAIALPAAEGGEVVQEFDPDTSAMQAAPPEELELVRTYADADGFAELIRDFATGSHAYGLEDFRASYSPAQWSQLRQKLATAGFRGARVFLKPDLSDEMQRYLGASTARAEVPSEILE, encoded by the coding sequence GTGAATCCGCTCAGCTTCGTGGAAAACCTGTTCTCCACCGTCGGCAACGTGTTCGCGCGGATCGGATCGCTGTATTCGAAGGGGGCGGAGGGCGCGAAGTCGCCGTGGTTGCGGCGTATCGCGCTCACCCTGTTGCTGCTGGTGGTGCTGGCCGGGCTGGTGTTCCTGGCGCTGGCCATCCTGCCGCAGTTGCCGATGCGCTTCTGGCAGGTGCTGGGCCTGTGCGTGGTGGTGCTGGTGGTGCTGTGGTGGTTCATGGCCGGCCAGCGCAAGGCGTCGTTGAAGGGGCGTACCCGCAAGCGCATCGGCGACCTTGGTCCCGGCAATGCCGAGGACGAGCGCGAGCCGGTGGCGAAGATGGCCGCCGCGATCGCCGAGGCCAAGCGCACCATCGCGCGGGCACCGGAGATCGCGCAGGGCCGCACTCCGCTGTACCGGATCCCGTGGCTGATGTTCATCGGCGATGCCGATGCCAACGTCGATGGCCTGTTGCGTGCCGGCAGCGAGGTGTCGCCGTTCCCGGCCTCCGAGCAGGCGGCGATGGCGGCCGACGATGTCTGGCGCTGGTGGTTCCACAAGTCGATGATCGCCATCGAGATGCATCCGCGGGTGGTCTGCGATACCGGCGCGCGGCTGGATCGGGGGCTGTGGTACCAGGCGCTGATGAAGCTGGCGGACGAGCGCGAGAAGCTGCCGCTCAACGGCATCGTGGTGGCGGTGGCGGTGCAGACCCTGCTGGGTCCGGCGGAAGCGCTGAAAGATACCGCCACCCGCCTGCGCCGGCTGGTGGACGAGGCGATGGAGCATCTGCAGGTGCAGATGCCGGTGTACTTCGTGGTCACCGGGCTCGAGCGCCTGGCCGGTTACGAACAGCTGCGCGCCAGCCTGCCGACGGAAGCGTTCGCGCAGGCACTGGGCCATCGTTTCTCGGAAAACGAAGTGGTCAGCGCCGCCGCCAGCGGCCGCCTCGACGACGTGTTGCGCCCGATCGAGGAGCGCCTGCACGCCCTGCGGATGACCGCGCTGCGTGCCCAGCACACCGCGCAGCAGCGCCGCGCCCTGTTCGATTTCGTCGAATCGCTGCGGCTGGCGCACGACGGACTGGTGCGGTTTGTCGGGCTGATGCTGGAAGACAACCCGTTCCAGCGCACCCCACGCTGGCGCGGCCTGTACTTCGCCGCGGCGGCCAATGCGGCCCATCGCGGCGGCGGTTTCGTGGCCGACCTGTTCACCCGATTCCTGCCCAGCGACCAGCCGTTGGCCGGCACCAGTTTCCGCGGCAGCGCCGGCCGGATCGCGATTGCAGGCGCCGGCGTGCTGGCGATGCTGGGGCTTTCGGCTTCGTTTGCCTACGGCCTGAAAGCCGCGCATCGCGATGATGCCGCGCTGCTCGCGCAGACGCGAAGCGCCTGCGCCGAGGTGGCCAACCGCACGTCCACCGGCCGCATCGAATGGGTGGCCAGCTGCGGTCGCACCATCGAAGCGCTGGAAGCGGCGCAGGGCGAGGCTCTGCTGAGTTTCGGCATCCGCCGCGCCGACAGTGACATCGCCCGCCTCAAGCAGCGCGTGGTCGACGATTTCGCCAATCTGATCCTGGCGCCGGAGGACCAGATGCTGGCCACCGACATCGACCAGCGCCGCGCCGGCATCGAACACGTGCTGGCGATCACCCAGCGCCTGCGCCTGCTGGAGGAGTGTACTTCCGGTGCCGAGGCCTGCCGCGCGCGCGAGCTGCCGAACAACGTGAGTTTCGACGCTCGTTCGCGGCTGTTCGCCCCCTTCGTCAGTGCCGACAACGACACGCGCCGCGACCGGGCCAACGCGGACGCGCTGTTCGCCACCTACCTCGGCTACCTGCGGTGGCAAAAAAAAAACCTTCGTGACGCCGAGCAGGCGCGGCTCCAGGGCCTGCTGACCCGGCTGCTGGCGAACTACACGCCGCGCGCACCCGATTTGCGCAAATGGGCGGACGCCCGCGGCAGAGCCATCGATCTTGGGAGCCACTGGTTGCCCCAGGGGGCGGTGGTCGGCACCGACGCGGACCAGATGGCCGGTGTCTCCAGTGCTTATACCACCGACGCCTGGGAAGGCGTGGTGCAACCCATGCTGGCGACCCTGCGCGCGCAGGCACCGGAACGTGCGAGCCGCATCGACGACCTGCGCGATGCCTATTTCCGCGACTACTTCGCGCAGTGGGCGAAGTACCAGTCGCGCTTCCAGGAGGGGCTCGGTCTGTGGCGCGGTCGCTACGGCGAGCTGCTGGCACGTGCCGGCAGCAAGCAGAACCCCTACGCACTTTTTTTTGAATCCGCCCAGCGCAACCTGTATGAGCTGCCCCTCGATTGGCCGCTCTCGTCGCGCTGGGCGCTGACGTGGGCCCAGATGAAGGCGAAATGGCTGTCGTCGTGGCGGCCATTCGGTCGCTTCATCACCGGCTCTTTCCGCTTCGGCGGCGAAAAGATCCAGCCGCCGGTCTGGATGCTGGCGATGCGCGATACGCAGGCCACGGTGTTGGCTGATCAGGATGCGGAGTACGCGCGTGCCTATCTTCGGCTGCAGGCCGATGGTTCCGGCGAGGACGTGTATCAGCTCGCTTCCGACCTGTTCGCCAGCAAGGGCAAGGCCGAGAAGCCGCCCGCCAGCGAGTACGGCGAGTTGATCGCGGCGGTGGACAAGCCCGCCGAGAAGTACGCCACCGCGTTCAAGGGCGATGACCTGGCCGCGTGGTCGGTGGTGCAGGGGCCGGCCCGGCTGCTGCTGTTCCTCACCGTCCATCGCGCCGGCGAATTCGTGCAGGAGCGCTGGCGCGAAAGCGTGGTCAAGCCGCTGGCGGCACTGCCGCCTGCCCAGCAGGTCGAGGCGCTGTACGGGCCCCAGGGCAAGCTGGGTGCGTTCGTCAACGACTGGCTCAAGCCCTTCATCAGCGAGAAGGAGCGCCTGCCGGTCAAGGTGGATGGCGTGGCGATGCCGCTGACCGCCGCCTATCAGGGCATGGTGGCGGCCGAGCGCAAGTTCCTGCCGGTGCTGGGTGACGTCGCCCCGTTCCTGGCCGGCAGCTTCACCCTGGTGCAGCCCAGCCAGCTTGGCGCGCTGGACGAGGGGCCTTCCGGCACGGTGTTCGAGGTCGAATGCCGCGAGCGTGTCTATCGCGCAAGTTCGGCCGGCGCGTCGCTGGCGGAAGCCACCGCACAGGTATTCTGGTCGCCATCCAGCTGCCTGTCGGCGCGGCTGCGCATCGCCATTGCACTGCCGGCGGCCGAAGGTGGCGAAGTGGTGCAGGAATTCGATCCGGACACCAGCGCGATGCAGGCGGCGCCGCCGGAAGAGCTTGAACTGGTGCGCACCTATGCCGATGCCGACGGCTTCGCCGAACTGATCCGCGACTTCGCCACCGGTTCGCACGCCTACGGGCTGGAGGACTTCCGTGCCAGCTACAGCCCCGCGCAGTGGAGCCAGCTGCGGCAGAAGCTGGCGACGGCCGGCTTCCGCGGCGCGCGGGTATTCCTCAAGCCAGACCTGTCCGACGAAATGCAGCGCTACCTCGGTGCCAGCACCGCGCGCGCGGAAGTGCCCAGCGAGATCCTCGAATAA
- the tssA gene encoding type VI secretion system protein TssA: protein MAIDVTELLAPIPGSDPAGSDASFSDQFDRIREARRADDPNLAQGDWQTELKVADWREAQSLSEDVLLRTSKDLQAAVWLAEAAIARHGLEGARDAFDLLTGLLDTYWDGLYPRAEDGDLEERAGKLAWFANYGGRVLQTMLLNDDPQAALTLAGWIDSREVDNLGRQNAEAYQAALDEGRINGETFDTRMQSISEALVRERSDMVQAAREAFARFSAMADGRLGREAPSLGALDDALKKIQTIYARVAAAKGMGGIEAADAEAGTGVAASEAGGNGGAPAGALELGGGSLASKEAALRALNDIAGFFRRTEPHSPVAYLLDRAVTWANMPLEQWLAEVIRDEGTLSSIRERVGLPPSY from the coding sequence ATGGCCATCGATGTCACCGAACTCCTCGCGCCGATCCCCGGCAGCGATCCCGCCGGCAGCGATGCCAGCTTTTCCGACCAGTTCGACCGCATCCGCGAGGCTCGCCGCGCCGATGACCCCAACCTTGCCCAGGGCGACTGGCAGACCGAGCTCAAGGTGGCCGACTGGCGCGAGGCGCAAAGCCTCTCGGAAGACGTGCTGCTGCGCACCAGCAAGGACCTGCAGGCCGCGGTCTGGCTGGCCGAGGCGGCCATCGCACGGCACGGGCTGGAGGGCGCGCGGGATGCCTTCGACCTGCTGACGGGGCTGCTGGATACCTATTGGGATGGCCTGTATCCGCGTGCCGAGGATGGCGACTTGGAAGAGCGTGCCGGCAAACTGGCCTGGTTCGCCAACTACGGCGGCCGCGTGCTGCAGACCATGCTGCTCAATGACGATCCGCAAGCGGCGTTGACGCTGGCCGGCTGGATCGACTCGCGCGAGGTCGACAACCTTGGTCGCCAGAACGCCGAGGCCTACCAGGCCGCGCTGGACGAAGGCCGGATCAATGGAGAAACCTTCGACACCCGGATGCAGTCAATCTCCGAAGCGCTGGTCCGCGAGCGCAGCGACATGGTCCAGGCGGCCCGCGAGGCGTTTGCCCGCTTCAGCGCCATGGCCGATGGCCGGCTCGGTCGCGAAGCCCCCAGCCTCGGCGCGCTGGACGATGCGCTGAAGAAGATCCAGACCATCTATGCGCGGGTGGCGGCGGCCAAGGGCATGGGCGGGATCGAAGCCGCCGATGCGGAGGCGGGTACCGGTGTTGCTGCCAGCGAAGCGGGCGGTAACGGTGGGGCCCCGGCGGGGGCGTTGGAGCTTGGCGGCGGCAGCCTCGCCTCGAAGGAAGCCGCGCTCCGCGCGCTCAACGACATTGCCGGGTTCTTCCGGCGCACCGAGCCGCACAGCCCGGTGGCCTATCTGCTGGATCGCGCAGTGACCTGGGCCAACATGCCGCTGGAGCAGTGGCTGGCGGAAGTGATCCGCGACGAAGGCACGCTGTCTTCCATCCGTGAACGGGTCGGCCTGCCGCCCAGCTACTGA
- the tssB gene encoding type VI secretion system contractile sheath small subunit: MAKKESTQHKLDRVRAPRVQLTYDVEVGDAIEKKELPFVAGVIGNFSGQPAEPLAKMKDRKFVNVDKDNYDDVLKGMKPRVQVQVDNKLADDGSKLAVELNFRSLEDFSPERVTNQIEPLRKLLEARQKLADLRNKAAGNDKFEDLLNEVLQNTDKIAQLSKEVGPRSDD; encoded by the coding sequence ATGGCCAAGAAGGAAAGCACCCAGCACAAGCTCGATCGCGTTCGCGCTCCGCGCGTGCAACTCACCTATGACGTCGAGGTGGGGGATGCGATCGAGAAGAAGGAACTGCCGTTCGTGGCCGGCGTGATCGGCAACTTCAGCGGTCAGCCCGCGGAGCCGCTGGCGAAGATGAAGGACCGCAAGTTCGTCAACGTCGACAAGGACAACTACGACGACGTACTCAAGGGCATGAAGCCGCGCGTGCAGGTGCAGGTGGACAACAAGCTCGCCGACGACGGTTCCAAGCTGGCGGTCGAACTGAACTTCCGCAGCCTGGAGGATTTTTCGCCGGAGCGCGTGACCAACCAGATCGAACCGCTGCGCAAGCTCCTTGAGGCGCGCCAGAAGCTCGCCGACCTGCGCAACAAGGCGGCCGGCAACGACAAGTTCGAGGACCTGCTGAACGAGGTCCTGCAGAACACCGACAAGATCGCCCAGCTGAGCAAGGAAGTCGGCCCCCGGTCCGACGACTGA
- the tssC gene encoding type VI secretion system contractile sheath large subunit has protein sequence MANTETLAAPAATAEAAEGGLLDQILTQSKIARSDSERTRARDLIAELVAQVSDGAMTLSKDAIGALDARIAEIDRVLSDQLSAVMHAPEFQQLEGSWRGLKYLVDNSETSTTLKIKVFNTTKKELVKDFKNASDFDQSNLFKKLYEEEYGTFGGAPFATLIGDFEFGRHPEDMYLMEEISHVCAAAHAPFLSAASPELLGFDDFTELSGPRDLSKIFDTVEYAKWKSFRASEDSRYVGLAMPHVLGRLPYGPDTAPVEAFNFVERTDGTDHNKYLWMNAAYALGTKVTDAFAKYGWCAAIRGVEGGGLVEGLPTHTFATDDGEVALKCPTEIAITDRREKELADLGLIPLVHCKGTDYAAFFSTQSAQKAKEYNTDAANANARLSSQLQYIFAVSRIAHYLKSMMRDKIGSFASKSSVELFLNNWISQYVLLDDNASQEAKAQYPLREARIEVAEIPGKPGAYKSVAFLRPHYQLDELSVSLRLVAELPKSAR, from the coding sequence ATGGCCAATACCGAAACCCTCGCGGCGCCCGCCGCCACCGCCGAAGCCGCCGAGGGCGGCCTCCTCGACCAGATCCTGACCCAGAGCAAGATCGCCCGCTCCGACAGCGAGCGCACCCGCGCCCGCGACCTGATCGCCGAGCTGGTTGCCCAGGTCAGCGACGGCGCGATGACCCTGTCCAAGGACGCCATCGGTGCGCTGGATGCGCGCATCGCCGAGATCGACCGGGTGCTGTCCGACCAGCTGTCGGCGGTGATGCACGCGCCGGAGTTCCAGCAGCTGGAAGGCAGCTGGCGCGGATTGAAGTACCTGGTCGACAACTCCGAGACCAGCACCACCCTGAAGATCAAGGTGTTCAACACGACCAAGAAGGAGCTGGTGAAGGACTTCAAGAACGCTTCGGACTTCGACCAGAGCAACCTGTTCAAGAAGCTCTACGAAGAGGAGTACGGCACCTTCGGCGGCGCGCCCTTCGCCACCCTCATCGGCGACTTCGAGTTCGGCCGCCATCCTGAGGACATGTATCTCATGGAGGAGATCTCGCATGTCTGCGCCGCAGCCCATGCGCCGTTCCTCAGCGCGGCCTCGCCGGAGCTGCTGGGCTTCGACGATTTCACCGAGTTGTCCGGTCCGCGCGACCTATCGAAGATCTTCGACACCGTCGAATACGCCAAGTGGAAGAGCTTCCGTGCGTCCGAGGACTCCCGCTACGTGGGCCTGGCGATGCCGCACGTGCTCGGCCGGCTGCCTTACGGGCCGGACACCGCGCCGGTGGAGGCGTTCAACTTCGTCGAACGCACCGATGGCACCGACCACAACAAGTACCTGTGGATGAACGCCGCCTACGCGCTGGGCACCAAGGTGACCGATGCCTTCGCGAAGTACGGCTGGTGCGCGGCGATCCGCGGGGTGGAGGGTGGTGGCCTGGTCGAGGGTTTGCCCACCCATACCTTCGCCACCGACGATGGCGAGGTGGCGCTGAAGTGCCCCACCGAGATCGCGATCACCGACCGGCGCGAAAAGGAACTGGCAGACCTGGGGCTGATCCCGCTGGTGCACTGCAAGGGCACCGATTACGCGGCGTTCTTCTCCACCCAGTCGGCGCAGAAGGCCAAGGAGTACAACACCGACGCCGCCAACGCCAATGCGCGCCTTTCGTCGCAATTGCAGTACATCTTCGCGGTCAGTCGCATCGCCCACTACCTGAAGTCGATGATGCGCGACAAGATCGGCAGCTTCGCCTCCAAGTCCAGCGTCGAACTGTTCCTCAACAACTGGATCTCGCAGTACGTGCTGCTGGACGACAACGCCTCGCAGGAGGCCAAGGCCCAGTACCCGCTGCGCGAGGCCCGCATCGAAGTGGCGGAGATCCCGGGCAAGCCCGGCGCCTACAAGTCGGTGGCATTCCTGCGCCCGCATTACCAGCTGGACGAACTGAGCGTGTCCCTGCGCCTGGTCGCGGAACTGCCCAAGTCGGCCCGCTGA
- a CDS encoding type VI secretion system tube protein Hcp produces MASDYLLELDGIKGESLDEKHKDKIEIDSFTWGVSNAGNMGRGGGGGTGKADFQDLTFTKQTDKASPLLVKAAATGDHIKKAVLTARKAGGKGGQVEYFKITLEDVMVSSFTTGGNAGGSSIPIDSFSLNYTKMKYEYMPQKADGSLEGAIIAQYDRALNKAS; encoded by the coding sequence ATGGCTTCCGATTACCTGCTCGAGCTTGATGGCATCAAGGGCGAGTCGCTCGACGAAAAGCACAAGGACAAGATCGAAATCGATTCGTTCACCTGGGGCGTCAGCAACGCCGGCAACATGGGGCGCGGCGGCGGCGGCGGCACCGGCAAGGCCGACTTCCAGGACCTGACCTTCACCAAGCAGACCGACAAGGCGAGCCCGTTGCTGGTGAAGGCAGCGGCCACCGGCGACCACATCAAGAAGGCCGTGTTGACCGCGCGCAAGGCCGGCGGCAAGGGTGGCCAGGTCGAATACTTCAAGATCACCCTGGAGGACGTGATGGTGAGTTCGTTCACCACCGGCGGCAACGCGGGCGGCTCCTCGATCCCGATCGATTCCTTCAGCCTGAACTACACCAAGATGAAGTACGAGTACATGCCGCAGAAGGCGGACGGCAGCTTGGAGGGCGCCATCATCGCCCAGTACGATCGCGCGCTGAACAAGGCCTCCTGA
- the tssE gene encoding type VI secretion system baseplate subunit TssE translates to MRGLMDRLVDLALPEDTGRRVSITDIRNSVSRDLENLLNTRSEAARMIPEVFKECRASSLTYGILDFSSYSLLSPHDRDRIRRSLEQAIALHERRLTRIRVTLEPQRELDRALRFRVDALMELGDDNEKVQFDAVLQLNTQTYVVR, encoded by the coding sequence ATGCGTGGACTGATGGACCGTCTGGTCGACCTGGCCTTGCCGGAGGACACCGGTCGTCGGGTATCGATCACCGACATCCGCAACAGCGTTTCCCGTGATCTGGAGAACCTCCTCAACACCCGTTCGGAAGCTGCGCGGATGATCCCTGAGGTGTTCAAGGAATGCCGCGCCTCGTCGCTGACCTACGGCATCCTGGATTTCTCTTCCTACAGCCTGCTCAGCCCGCACGATCGCGACCGCATCCGCCGTTCGCTGGAACAGGCGATCGCGCTGCACGAACGCCGGCTGACCCGGATCCGCGTCACCCTGGAACCGCAGCGCGAGCTGGACCGCGCCTTGCGCTTCCGGGTCGATGCGTTGATGGAGCTGGGTGACGACAACGAAAAGGTGCAGTTCGACGCGGTGTTGCAGCTCAACACCCAGACCTACGTGGTGCGCTGA